In Eupeodes corollae chromosome 3, idEupCoro1.1, whole genome shotgun sequence, a single genomic region encodes these proteins:
- the LOC129951990 gene encoding uncharacterized protein LOC129951990 translates to MINGKFFTGLPANMVDRRPTQNRQESHFFWPDDTQNVSTVDSRTKRRASIQAENRNGYNNNTRGELSSSDAENKERFKKEFTRSSIQFYDKVDETPMSRNRQKVTTAPPPPPQKLQNVNPPENMLAKRKENLSSKIEFFDYAGAEDLNNVPKTDKNNKAELERNTKNSPKLQNKNLSFDQTPDEAINFIENDVRDMRISAPPRRRNTMRDSRPRYGRPLDPVDPLYSDIPDDYMQPRSRSRPLNPPPIRNRYPESDPDFEDYFPRRSNPRPPYYAREPLDYVDGHPSVRNNYYEGGGVVSKKLGRQSEFTYSSAHEYNSNYGDSPPPPPPSSASSSTQQRMPPRKAHILKVDNDIRNNEQRRMMMPPPPSSPSSTTTSHPPPSPSTSTPPKHHLRSNICFSDTESAPPAPARSSRGGPPPPAAAKRNIRSSAVNRVSVGLPD, encoded by the coding sequence ATGATAAATGGGAAATTCTTCACGGGTCTCCCGGCAAATATGGTCGACCGAAGACCAACTCAAAATCGTCAGGAATCGCACTTCTTTTGGCCTGATGACACACAAAACGTCTCCACAGTCGATTCGAGGACCAAACGCAGGGCAAGCATTCAAGCCGAGAATAGAAATGGGTACAATAACAATACCAGAGGAGAACTATCGAGTTCTGATGCAGAGAATAAGGAACGTTTCAAGAAGGAATTCACACGGTCCAGCATTCAATTCTATGACAAAGTCGATGAGACTCCTATGAGTAGAAATCGTCAGAAAGTGACAACAGCTCCTCCACCGCCACCACAGAAGCTTCAGAATGTCAATCCCCCGGAGAATATGTTGGCAAAACGGAAGGAGAATCTTTCGTCTAAGATTGAGTTCTTCGACTACGCCGGAGCTGAGGACCTAAATAATGTcccaaaaactgacaaaaacaacaaggcCGAGTTGGAAAGAAACACAAAGAACAGCCCGAAGCTGCAGAACAAGAACCTCTCCTTCGATCAAACTCCCGATGAAGCTATAAACTTCATTGAGAACGATGTGAGGGATATGAGGATATCAGCGCCACCTAGGCGGAGGAACACGATGCGAGACAGCCGTCCCAGATATGGTCGGCCTTTGGACCCAGTCGATCCACTCTATTCTGACATCCCCGATGACTATATGCAACCAAGGAGTCGTAGCCGTCCTCTCAACCCTCCGCCCATTCGCAACAGATACCCAGAGTCCGATCCAGATTTTGAAGACTACTTTCCAAGACGCTCGAATCCCAGACCCCCGTACTATGCCCGCGAACCATTGGACTACGTTGACGGCCATCCATCTGTCCGGAACAACTACTACGAAGGGGGAGGCGTTGTGTCTAAAAAACTAGGACGACAGTCGGAATTCACGTACTCCTCAGCCCACGAGTACAACAGTAATTACGGAGACTCCCCTCCACCGCCTCCTCCATCATCTGCGTCCTCGTCCACACAACAGAGGATGCCACCACGGAAAGCGCACATCTTGAAGGTAGACAATGACATCAGGAACAATGAACAGAGACGGATGATGATGCCACCACCACCGTCGTCACCGTCGTCGACGACCACTTCGCATCCACCACCATCGCCATCCACTTCCACACCCCCAAAGCACCACTTGCGGAGCAACATATGTTTCAGTGACACTGAATCAGCACCACCAGCTCCGGCTCGATCTTCCCGCGGCGGCCCACCACCACCAGCAGCTGCAAAGAGAAACATCCGAAGCAGCGCTGTGAACCGAGTAAGTGTGGGCTTACCAGATTAA